One stretch of Cedecea neteri DNA includes these proteins:
- the umuC gene encoding translesion error-prone DNA polymerase V subunit UmuC, translated as MFALVDVNSFYASCETAFRPDLAGKPIVVLSNNDGCVISRSAEAKPFVKMGEPFFKQKESLRRQGVLTFSSNYELYADMSQRVMGVLEELLPRVEVYSIDEAFCDLTGVSNCCNLKAFGLSVRAAILQRTRLTVGVGIAPTKTLAKLANHAAKTWQEKTGGVVDLSRPEHQRWLMAKLAVGEVWGVGRRMSKKLEGMGINTVLQLADADIRFIRRHFSVVLERTVRELRGESCLEMGEFASAKQEIICSRSFGERITEFEDMRQAVSSYASRAAEKLRAEHQYCRVISAFVKSSPFATNEPYYGNCSSVSLLIPTQDSRDIIQAAMQSLEAIWQEGHRYQKAGVMLGDFFSQGVAQFDLFDSSVPRLNGEKLMTVLDRLNKEQGKGTLYFAGQGIQQPWAMKREMLSPRYTTRYADLPVARVC; from the coding sequence ATGTTTGCGCTGGTGGATGTGAACAGCTTTTACGCCTCGTGTGAAACGGCCTTTCGCCCCGATCTCGCGGGAAAGCCGATTGTCGTTTTGTCTAATAACGACGGATGTGTGATCTCGCGCTCCGCCGAAGCCAAGCCCTTTGTGAAAATGGGCGAACCCTTTTTTAAGCAGAAAGAGTCGCTCAGACGGCAGGGCGTGCTGACGTTTAGCAGCAACTACGAGCTGTATGCTGACATGAGCCAACGGGTGATGGGCGTGCTCGAAGAGCTATTGCCCAGGGTTGAGGTTTACTCCATTGACGAAGCATTTTGCGATTTAACGGGCGTCAGCAATTGCTGCAACCTGAAGGCGTTTGGGCTGTCTGTCCGCGCGGCGATTCTCCAGCGCACTCGCCTGACGGTGGGGGTCGGCATTGCGCCGACAAAAACGCTGGCCAAGCTGGCTAACCACGCCGCAAAAACGTGGCAGGAAAAGACCGGTGGCGTGGTGGATTTATCTCGCCCTGAGCACCAGCGCTGGCTTATGGCAAAGCTTGCCGTGGGCGAGGTCTGGGGCGTGGGTCGGCGAATGTCGAAAAAGCTCGAAGGCATGGGCATAAACACGGTTTTGCAGCTTGCCGATGCGGACATCCGTTTTATTCGCCGGCACTTCAGCGTGGTGCTGGAAAGAACGGTGCGCGAGCTGCGCGGCGAGTCATGCCTTGAAATGGGGGAATTTGCGTCTGCTAAGCAGGAAATCATCTGCAGTCGCTCGTTTGGGGAACGTATTACCGAGTTTGAAGATATGCGTCAGGCCGTCAGCAGCTATGCAAGCAGAGCGGCGGAAAAGCTGCGTGCCGAACACCAGTATTGCCGGGTTATCTCCGCCTTTGTGAAGAGCAGCCCGTTTGCGACAAATGAGCCTTATTACGGCAACTGTTCATCCGTTTCGTTGCTTATCCCAACGCAGGACAGCCGGGATATTATCCAGGCCGCGATGCAGAGTCTGGAAGCTATCTGGCAGGAAGGGCATCGCTACCAGAAAGCGGGCGTCATGCTGGGGGATTTCTTCAGCCAGGGCGTGGCGCAGTTCGATCTCTTCGACAGCAGCGTGCCGCGGCTTAACGGCGAAAAGCTGATGACCGTTCTGGATCGCCTGAATAAAGAACAGGGCAAAGGAACACTCTATTTTGCCGGGCAGGGAATACAGCAGCCGTGGGCGATGAAGCGTGAAATGCTGTCGCCGCGCTATACCACGCGTTATGCTGATCTGCCCGTGGCGCGAGTTTGCTGA
- a CDS encoding DksA/TraR family C4-type zinc finger protein produces the protein MASGWANDDAVQEQIDSTVDDAVARARSELPKGESLLYCEECGERIPDARRRAIQGVRLCIRCQQAEDVHRATFSGYNRRGSKDSQLR, from the coding sequence ATGGCATCAGGTTGGGCCAATGACGACGCCGTTCAGGAGCAAATCGACAGCACCGTGGACGACGCCGTTGCCAGAGCGCGCAGTGAGTTGCCGAAAGGCGAAAGTTTGTTGTACTGCGAGGAGTGCGGGGAACGCATTCCAGACGCGCGGCGCAGGGCGATTCAGGGTGTGCGGCTGTGCATCCGCTGCCAGCAGGCGGAGGATGTGCACCGGGCCACGTTCTCAGGTTATAACCGCCGCGGCTCGAAAGACAGCCAGCTACGTTAG
- a CDS encoding alpha/beta fold hydrolase: MTFVKTKDGVNIFYKDWGPKEAQPIVFHHGWPLSADDWDNQMLFFLGEGFRVIAFDRRGHGRSDQVSEGHDMDHYAADASAVAEHLDLKNAVHVGHSTGGGQVARYVAKYGQPQGRVAKAVLVSAVPPLMVKTANNPGGTPLDVFDGFRKALAANRAQFYLDVASGPFYGFNRQGAEVAEGSIRNWWRQGMTGSAKAHYDGIKAFSETDQTDDLKAITVPVLVLQGDDDQIVPYKNAAILQDKLLSNGTLHIYPGYPHGMHTTHADTINADILKFIRS, from the coding sequence ATGACCTTCGTAAAGACGAAAGATGGCGTCAACATCTTCTATAAAGACTGGGGGCCGAAAGAGGCTCAGCCGATTGTTTTTCATCACGGTTGGCCGTTAAGCGCCGATGACTGGGATAACCAGATGCTGTTTTTCTTAGGCGAAGGCTTCCGGGTTATCGCGTTCGACCGTCGCGGGCACGGCCGTTCAGACCAGGTCAGTGAAGGGCATGATATGGATCATTATGCTGCGGATGCCTCGGCGGTAGCGGAACATCTGGATCTGAAAAATGCCGTGCACGTGGGGCACTCAACCGGCGGTGGGCAGGTAGCTCGCTATGTGGCCAAATACGGGCAGCCTCAGGGGCGCGTGGCGAAAGCCGTTTTAGTCAGTGCAGTTCCGCCGCTGATGGTGAAAACGGCGAACAATCCGGGCGGAACGCCGCTCGACGTTTTCGACGGCTTCCGTAAAGCGCTGGCGGCAAACCGGGCGCAGTTTTACCTTGATGTCGCCTCTGGCCCGTTCTACGGCTTTAACCGCCAGGGGGCAGAAGTCGCCGAGGGCAGCATCCGGAACTGGTGGCGGCAGGGCATGACCGGCAGCGCAAAAGCGCACTATGACGGTATTAAAGCGTTTTCAGAAACCGATCAGACCGACGATCTGAAAGCCATCACCGTTCCCGTCTTAGTGCTGCAGGGCGATGACGATCAGATTGTGCCTTATAAAAATGCTGCCATTCTGCAGGACAAGCTGCTCAGCAACGGCACGCTGCATATCTATCCCGGCTATCCTCACGGAATGCATACCACGCATGCCGATACCATCAATGCGGATATCCTGAAATTTATCCGCAGCTAA
- the ttcA gene encoding tRNA 2-thiocytidine(32) synthetase TtcA, producing MTTQKEQYNLNKLQKRLRRNVGEAIADYNMIEDGDRIMVCLSGGKDSYTMLEILRNLQQSAPISFSLVAVNLDQKQPGFPEHILPAYLDSIGVEYKIVEENTYGIVKEKIPEGKTTCSLCSRLRRGILYRTATELGCTKIALGHHRDDILQTLFLNMFYGGKMKGMPPKLMSDDGKHIVIRPLAYCREKDIERFAIAREYPIIPCNLCGSQPNLQRQVIADMLRDWDKRYPGRIETMFTAMQNVVPSHMCDTELFDFANITHGSEVVNGGDLAFDREDIPMQPVGWQPEEDGADAALQRLDILEIK from the coding sequence ATGACCACTCAAAAAGAACAGTACAACCTGAACAAGTTACAGAAACGCCTGCGTCGCAACGTGGGTGAAGCAATTGCCGATTACAACATGATTGAAGACGGCGACCGCATTATGGTTTGCCTTTCCGGCGGCAAAGACAGCTACACCATGCTGGAGATTCTGCGCAACCTTCAGCAGAGCGCGCCAATCAGCTTTAGCCTCGTGGCGGTCAACCTCGACCAGAAACAGCCGGGCTTCCCTGAGCATATTCTGCCGGCTTATCTGGACAGCATCGGCGTTGAATACAAGATTGTAGAAGAGAACACCTACGGTATCGTTAAAGAGAAGATCCCGGAAGGCAAAACCACCTGCTCTCTGTGCTCGCGCCTGCGCCGCGGCATTCTGTATCGCACCGCGACCGAATTGGGCTGTACCAAAATCGCGCTGGGCCACCATCGCGACGATATTCTGCAGACGCTGTTCCTGAATATGTTCTATGGCGGCAAGATGAAGGGTATGCCACCGAAGCTGATGAGCGACGACGGCAAACACATCGTTATTCGCCCGCTGGCCTACTGCCGCGAGAAAGACATTGAGCGTTTTGCGATTGCCCGCGAATATCCGATTATTCCGTGTAACCTGTGCGGCTCGCAGCCAAACCTGCAGCGCCAGGTGATTGCCGATATGCTGCGCGACTGGGATAAACGCTATCCGGGGCGCATCGAAACCATGTTTACGGCGATGCAGAACGTGGTGCCGTCACACATGTGCGATACCGAACTGTTTGATTTCGCCAATATTACTCACGGTTCAGAAGTCGTGAACGGCGGCGATCTGGCGTTCGATCGTGAAGACATTCCGATGCAGCCGGTTGGCTGGCAGCCGGAAGAAGACGGCGCGGACGCCGCTCTGCAGCGTCTGGATATTCTGGAAATCAAATAA
- a CDS encoding prolyl oligopeptidase family serine peptidase — protein MTQPEIQDLLNQLETPEDAAALSWVEKQNQRTTDRFAKGERFQQMRGAILRSLDDKTNIPWGSHYREKVYNFWQDDEHPRGIWRRTSEASYLTATPEWETVLDIDRLNEDEDANWSYHGADLLHPGYSRALIFLSSGGDACEIREFDLVNKTFIRDGFFLPESKSSASWVDENTLLLALDAGDDTLTTSGYPRCAYRWVRGTSPQDAALIYAGEATDMAVSAWHDDTPGFERDLVHCSKDFYRGQTWLLTGQDTLTLIAVPEDASCGFFKDWLLVTLTSDWTIAETTWPAGALLAIDLADFQRGERNFIPLFTPNSRTTLQGYGSTRDYLLLNLSQDAVEKVDFIKIENGQRHCVKTLELPDFTNVSAGGIDDESNRYRLVSHGFLQPNSLSYGDLDNDTLGLVKQDPTCFDAAEFSVTQHFALSEDGTRIPYFQVSAKALTLSGDNPTLLYGYGGFEVSLTPHYLGSKGVTWLQKGGVYVVANIRGGGEYGPAWHQAALKQHRHRAWEDFTAVAADLVARKITSPARLAAQGGSNGGLLIGNMLTDYPTLFGALVCEVPLLDMLNYHNWLAGASWIAEYGDPEVAEEREWLLRYSPFDKVSADVDYPPTLFTTGTQDDRVSPAHARRMVARMQQQGHDNVWLYEETDAGHGSAPENSQTASHQAMIEEFLWQMLSGK, from the coding sequence ATGACACAGCCAGAGATTCAGGATTTGCTTAACCAGCTCGAAACCCCGGAAGATGCCGCGGCGCTAAGCTGGGTGGAAAAACAAAACCAGCGCACCACGGACAGGTTCGCCAAAGGAGAACGTTTTCAACAGATGCGGGGCGCCATTCTGCGGTCGCTTGACGATAAAACCAACATTCCCTGGGGAAGCCATTACCGCGAAAAGGTCTATAACTTCTGGCAGGATGACGAGCATCCTCGGGGCATCTGGCGCCGGACGTCTGAAGCCTCTTATCTGACGGCCACGCCGGAATGGGAAACGGTGCTGGATATCGATCGCCTGAATGAAGACGAAGACGCGAACTGGAGCTACCACGGCGCAGATCTGCTTCATCCTGGCTACTCGCGGGCGCTGATCTTTTTATCCAGCGGCGGCGATGCCTGTGAAATACGTGAATTCGATCTGGTGAATAAAACGTTTATTCGCGACGGTTTTTTCCTGCCGGAAAGCAAAAGCTCGGCAAGCTGGGTGGATGAAAATACCCTGCTGCTGGCGCTGGACGCGGGTGACGACACGCTCACCACCTCCGGCTATCCACGCTGCGCTTACCGCTGGGTTCGTGGCACATCGCCGCAGGATGCCGCGCTGATTTACGCTGGCGAAGCTACGGATATGGCCGTTTCAGCCTGGCATGACGATACCCCCGGTTTTGAGCGCGATCTGGTGCACTGCAGCAAAGACTTCTACCGCGGGCAGACCTGGCTATTGACCGGGCAGGACACGCTGACGCTTATCGCCGTCCCGGAGGATGCCTCCTGCGGATTTTTTAAAGACTGGCTGCTGGTCACGCTAACCTCCGACTGGACAATAGCTGAGACAACCTGGCCCGCAGGTGCCCTGCTGGCTATTGATTTAGCTGATTTTCAGCGAGGTGAGCGCAATTTCATTCCACTCTTCACGCCCAACTCCCGCACCACGCTGCAAGGCTACGGCTCGACCCGTGATTACCTCCTGCTTAACCTGAGCCAGGATGCTGTCGAAAAAGTCGATTTTATAAAAATCGAAAACGGGCAACGCCACTGCGTGAAAACGCTGGAGCTGCCTGATTTTACCAATGTCTCCGCCGGCGGTATTGATGACGAAAGCAATCGCTACCGGCTGGTCAGCCACGGTTTTTTACAGCCGAATAGCCTGAGCTATGGCGATCTGGACAACGATACGCTCGGCCTCGTCAAACAGGATCCGACCTGCTTTGACGCAGCGGAATTTAGCGTGACTCAGCACTTCGCCCTGTCTGAGGACGGCACGCGTATTCCCTACTTCCAGGTCTCAGCCAAAGCGCTAACGCTTTCCGGTGATAACCCAACGCTGCTGTACGGTTACGGCGGGTTTGAGGTCTCTTTAACGCCTCATTACCTCGGTTCGAAAGGCGTGACGTGGCTGCAAAAAGGCGGCGTCTACGTTGTCGCTAATATTCGCGGCGGCGGTGAATATGGCCCGGCGTGGCACCAGGCCGCGCTCAAACAGCACCGCCACCGAGCCTGGGAAGATTTCACTGCCGTCGCAGCCGACCTGGTGGCGCGCAAAATCACCAGCCCCGCCAGGCTTGCGGCCCAGGGCGGCAGCAACGGCGGCCTGCTGATTGGCAATATGCTCACCGACTATCCCACGCTCTTCGGCGCGCTGGTGTGCGAAGTCCCGCTTCTGGATATGCTGAACTACCACAACTGGCTGGCAGGCGCTTCATGGATTGCCGAATATGGCGACCCGGAAGTTGCCGAAGAGCGAGAGTGGCTGCTGCGCTACTCGCCGTTCGACAAGGTGTCCGCCGACGTGGATTATCCCCCCACGCTGTTTACCACCGGCACTCAGGATGACAGAGTCAGCCCGGCGCACGCCCGCAGGATGGTGGCGCGTATGCAGCAGCAAGGGCACGACAATGTCTGGCTGTATGAGGAAACCGATGCGGGCCACGGCAGCGCGCCGGAAAATAGCCAGACGGCGTCTCATCAGGCGATGATAGAAGAGTTTCTCTGGCAGATGCTGAGCGGGAAATAA
- a CDS encoding DUF2000 family protein, whose product MFEDNDYKLYVIVNRTADVSVQMNAVGHLCGGIMLKADEPKFHDYPNQESGFSAYMNHYPVVVLQSKNSSQLATALEKCREEGVLYNFFTTTMLSHSSEQQIKDTLETPFADLDFVGIALYGETEKLKPVTKKFSVFKG is encoded by the coding sequence ATGTTCGAAGATAATGACTATAAGCTTTATGTCATCGTGAACCGCACCGCCGACGTCAGCGTGCAAATGAATGCCGTGGGCCACCTTTGCGGCGGTATTATGCTCAAAGCGGATGAGCCTAAATTTCATGATTATCCCAACCAGGAAAGCGGCTTCAGTGCTTATATGAACCATTATCCGGTGGTGGTGCTTCAGTCTAAGAACAGCAGCCAGCTGGCGACGGCGCTTGAGAAATGCCGGGAAGAAGGCGTGCTGTATAACTTCTTCACCACCACAATGCTTTCGCACTCTTCCGAACAACAAATCAAAGATACGCTCGAAACGCCCTTCGCCGATCTCGACTTCGTGGGCATTGCGCTCTACGGTGAAACCGAGAAGCTCAAGCCTGTGACCAAAAAGTTTTCGGTCTTTAAAGGCTAA
- the zntB gene encoding zinc transporter ZntB: protein MDVIKGSELHVPDAVFAWQLDGKGGVKPIDSNEIIDSEHPCWLHLNYTNADSADWLANTPLLPNYVRDALAGESMRPRVSRVGDGTLITLRCINGSSDERPDQLVAVRLYIDERLIVSTRRRQVLALDDVVNDLNEGTGPTDCGSWLVDACDALTDHASEFIEQMHDKIIDLEDNLLDQQVPPRGALALLRKQLIVMRRYMSPQRDVYARLSSERLSWMNDDQRRRMQDIADRLGRGLDEIDSCIARTGVMTDEISQVMQESLNRRTYTMSLMAMVFLPSTFLTGLFGVNLGGIPGGGWAFGFALFCIMLVVLIGGVAWWLHRSRWL from the coding sequence GTGGATGTAATTAAAGGCAGCGAGCTGCACGTGCCGGACGCGGTATTTGCCTGGCAACTGGACGGGAAGGGCGGCGTAAAGCCCATCGACAGCAACGAAATCATCGACAGCGAGCATCCCTGCTGGCTGCATCTCAATTACACCAACGCCGACAGCGCGGACTGGCTGGCAAACACGCCGCTGTTGCCCAACTATGTCAGAGACGCATTAGCCGGTGAGAGCATGCGTCCACGCGTTTCTCGTGTCGGTGACGGCACGCTGATTACCCTGCGCTGCATCAACGGCAGTAGCGACGAACGTCCGGACCAATTGGTGGCCGTGCGGCTTTACATCGATGAACGGCTCATTGTTTCAACCCGCAGGCGGCAGGTGCTGGCGCTGGACGATGTGGTTAACGATCTGAATGAAGGCACCGGCCCGACCGACTGCGGCAGCTGGCTGGTGGATGCCTGTGATGCGCTCACCGATCACGCCAGTGAATTTATCGAGCAAATGCACGACAAAATCATCGACCTGGAAGACAATTTGCTCGACCAGCAGGTTCCGCCTCGCGGCGCGCTGGCGCTGCTGCGTAAGCAACTGATCGTAATGCGTCGCTACATGTCTCCGCAGCGGGATGTTTACGCGCGACTGTCCAGCGAGCGGCTTAGCTGGATGAACGACGATCAGCGCCGCCGTATGCAGGACATTGCCGACAGGCTGGGCAGGGGGCTGGACGAAATCGACTCCTGCATCGCCCGCACGGGTGTGATGACCGATGAGATCTCCCAGGTGATGCAAGAATCCTTAAACCGCCGGACTTACACCATGTCGCTGATGGCCATGGTATTTTTACCCAGCACGTTTTTAACCGGGCTGTTTGGCGTTAACCTTGGGGGCATTCCCGGGGGCGGCTGGGCGTTTGGCTTTGCGCTGTTCTGCATTATGTTGGTGGTTTTGATCGGCGGTGTTGCCTGGTGGTTACATCGCAGTAGATGGCTGTAA
- a CDS encoding ACT domain-containing protein — protein MSGENNLEILLSNAAPELNPGKYVFCTLASPSAEIKDAAIVTVREAEGVTLVLPQDLADKHAVSYDYVASWVTLKIHSSLAAVGLTAAFSRALANKGISCNVVAGYYHDHIFVAHKDTESAMAALSSLSSAI, from the coding sequence ATGTCTGGCGAAAATAACCTTGAAATCCTGCTGAGCAATGCCGCTCCCGAGCTTAATCCCGGGAAATATGTCTTTTGCACTTTAGCCTCACCTTCTGCGGAAATAAAAGATGCCGCCATTGTGACCGTTCGCGAGGCTGAGGGCGTGACGCTGGTTCTGCCGCAGGATCTGGCGGATAAACATGCCGTTAGCTACGACTATGTCGCCAGTTGGGTAACCCTGAAAATTCACTCGTCCCTCGCCGCCGTGGGCCTTACCGCCGCGTTTTCACGCGCGCTGGCAAATAAAGGCATCAGCTGTAACGTGGTGGCAGGTTATTACCACGACCATATTTTCGTGGCTCATAAAGACACCGAATCGGCGATGGCGGCATTATCGTCTTTGTCATCGGCTATATAA
- a CDS encoding peptide ABC transporter substrate-binding protein — protein MKKSLSFSCCALAVAAMLQSAWAADVPAGTKLASSQELVRHIKDEPASLDPIKAVGLPEIQVIRDLFEGLVNQNEKGELVPGVATKWQSNDNRVWTFTLRDNARWSDGSPVTAQDFVYSWQRLVDPKNTSSFAWFAALAGITNAQAIIDGKMPADKLGVTAVDAKTLRVQLDKPVPFFPGLAANFAFYPTPKAVVEKLGNEWTKPGNLVGNGAFTLQDRVVNEKLVVVPNKNYWDNGKTVLTKVTFIPINQESAATKRYLAGDIDITESFPKNLYQKLLKDIPGQVYTPPQLGTYYYAFNTQKGPTADPRVRLALSMTIDRRLMADKVLGTGEKPAWRFTPDVTAGFEPDSSSFEEMSQQELNAQAKMLLRAAGYGDAKPLKLTLLYNTSENHQKIAIAVASMWKKNLGVDVKLQNQEWKTYIDSRNTGNFDVIRASWVGDYNEPSTFLSLLTSTHSGNISRFNSPAYDKLLSQAALETTDKARNTDYNAAEKIIQEKAPIAPIYQYTNGRLIKPWLKGYPINNPEDVAYSRTMYIIKH, from the coding sequence ATGAAAAAAAGCCTCAGTTTTAGCTGTTGTGCGTTGGCCGTTGCCGCCATGCTGCAAAGCGCCTGGGCGGCGGATGTGCCTGCAGGGACAAAGCTTGCAAGCAGTCAGGAGTTGGTCAGACATATTAAAGACGAGCCCGCGAGTCTGGACCCGATCAAAGCGGTCGGCCTGCCGGAAATTCAGGTTATTCGCGATCTTTTTGAAGGGCTGGTTAACCAAAACGAAAAAGGCGAGCTGGTCCCTGGCGTGGCGACCAAATGGCAAAGCAACGACAATCGCGTCTGGACGTTTACATTGCGGGATAACGCCCGCTGGTCCGACGGCTCACCGGTCACGGCGCAGGACTTTGTTTACAGCTGGCAGCGCCTGGTTGACCCGAAAAATACCTCTTCCTTTGCCTGGTTCGCCGCGCTCGCGGGTATCACCAACGCCCAGGCCATTATCGACGGAAAAATGCCTGCCGATAAGCTCGGCGTAACGGCCGTGGATGCCAAAACATTGCGCGTTCAGCTTGATAAACCCGTGCCGTTCTTCCCAGGCCTGGCGGCAAACTTTGCCTTCTATCCAACGCCTAAAGCGGTCGTTGAAAAATTAGGTAATGAGTGGACGAAACCCGGCAACCTCGTGGGCAACGGCGCATTTACGCTGCAGGACCGCGTGGTGAACGAGAAGCTGGTTGTGGTGCCGAATAAAAATTATTGGGATAACGGGAAAACGGTGCTGACCAAAGTGACCTTTATTCCTATTAACCAGGAGTCGGCGGCAACCAAGCGTTATCTGGCCGGCGATATCGACATCACCGAGTCTTTCCCGAAAAACCTCTATCAGAAGCTGCTGAAAGACATTCCGGGGCAGGTCTACACGCCGCCGCAGCTTGGCACCTATTATTACGCGTTTAATACGCAAAAAGGGCCGACAGCGGACCCACGAGTGCGCCTTGCATTAAGCATGACTATCGATCGCCGCCTTATGGCAGACAAAGTTCTGGGCACGGGAGAAAAACCGGCCTGGCGTTTTACGCCTGACGTCACCGCTGGCTTCGAGCCGGACTCTTCATCGTTTGAAGAGATGAGCCAACAGGAGCTTAACGCTCAGGCGAAAATGCTGCTGCGGGCCGCAGGCTACGGCGATGCCAAACCGTTGAAGCTGACCCTGCTGTACAACACGTCCGAAAACCACCAGAAAATAGCGATTGCCGTTGCCTCAATGTGGAAGAAAAATCTGGGCGTTGACGTGAAGCTGCAAAACCAGGAATGGAAAACGTACATCGATAGCCGCAATACCGGTAACTTCGACGTGATTCGTGCCTCATGGGTGGGGGACTACAATGAACCTTCGACCTTCCTGTCGCTGTTAACCTCGACCCACAGCGGCAATATTTCACGCTTTAACTCCCCGGCATACGACAAGCTGCTGTCCCAGGCGGCGCTGGAAACCACCGATAAAGCGCGCAATACGGATTACAACGCAGCGGAAAAAATCATTCAGGAAAAAGCGCCTATTGCGCCTATCTACCAGTACACCAATGGTCGCCTGATTAAACCCTGGCTGAAAGGTTACCCGATTAACAACCCGGAAGACGTGGCTTACAGCCGGACGATGTACATTATCAAGCATTAG
- the dbpA gene encoding ATP-dependent RNA helicase DbpA, whose amino-acid sequence MTAFSALNALPEAQLANLSELGYHEMTPVQEAALPAILAGKDVRAQAKTGSGKTAAFGLGLLQHIDASQFLTQSLVLCPTRELADQVAKELRRLARYMPNIKILTLCGGQPFGVQRDSLQHAPHIIVATPGRLLDHLKKETVKLNALQTLVLDEADRMLDMGFADAIDEVIAHAPVKRQTLLFSATWPTAIAAISGRVQRDPQTIEIDTVDELPSVEQQFYEVSRGGKIGLLLALLSKHQPASCVVFCNTKKDCQAVCDALNERHQSALALHGDMEQRDRDQTLVRFANGSSRVLVATDVAARGLDIKALEMVINYELSWDPEVHVHRIGRTARAGQSGLAISFCAPEEAQRASVLAEMLNLSLKWQQVPSGVSVKPLEAEMATLCIDGGKKAKMRPGDILGALTGDMGLEGADIGKIDVHPIHVYVAVRQSVARHAWKQLQQGKIKGKSVKVRLLK is encoded by the coding sequence GTGACCGCTTTTTCCGCACTGAACGCTTTACCTGAAGCACAACTCGCCAACCTTAGCGAACTGGGGTATCACGAAATGACGCCCGTTCAGGAAGCGGCCTTGCCCGCCATTCTGGCCGGAAAAGACGTCCGTGCGCAGGCAAAAACCGGCAGCGGCAAAACGGCTGCTTTCGGCCTTGGCCTGCTGCAGCACATTGATGCCAGTCAGTTTTTAACCCAGTCGCTGGTGCTGTGCCCGACGCGTGAGCTGGCCGACCAGGTTGCTAAAGAGCTGCGTCGCCTGGCACGCTACATGCCAAATATTAAAATCCTGACCCTGTGCGGCGGCCAGCCGTTCGGCGTACAGCGCGACTCGCTGCAGCATGCGCCGCACATTATCGTTGCCACGCCAGGCCGCCTGCTGGATCACCTGAAAAAAGAAACGGTGAAGCTGAATGCCCTGCAAACGCTGGTGCTGGACGAAGCCGACCGTATGCTGGATATGGGCTTTGCCGACGCTATCGACGAGGTTATCGCCCACGCGCCGGTAAAACGCCAGACCCTGCTTTTCTCCGCCACGTGGCCAACAGCCATTGCTGCGATCAGCGGCCGGGTTCAGCGCGACCCGCAAACTATCGAAATTGATACCGTCGATGAACTTCCGTCCGTAGAGCAGCAGTTTTATGAAGTTTCGCGCGGCGGCAAGATTGGCCTGCTGCTGGCGCTGCTGAGCAAACATCAGCCCGCGTCCTGCGTAGTGTTTTGTAATACCAAAAAAGATTGCCAGGCCGTTTGTGATGCGCTGAATGAACGCCACCAAAGCGCGTTAGCGCTGCATGGTGATATGGAACAGCGTGACCGTGACCAGACGCTGGTGCGTTTTGCTAACGGCAGCAGCCGCGTGCTGGTGGCGACCGACGTTGCCGCTCGTGGGCTGGACATTAAAGCTCTGGAAATGGTCATTAACTACGAGCTGTCGTGGGATCCGGAAGTGCACGTCCACCGCATTGGTCGTACCGCGCGAGCGGGGCAAAGCGGGCTGGCTATTAGCTTCTGTGCGCCGGAAGAGGCGCAGCGTGCGAGCGTGCTGGCAGAGATGCTGAATCTTTCGCTGAAATGGCAGCAGGTGCCGTCCGGCGTCTCCGTGAAGCCGCTGGAAGCAGAAATGGCGACGCTGTGCATTGACGGCGGCAAGAAAGCCAAAATGCGTCCGGGCGATATTCTGGGCGCGTTAACCGGGGATATGGGGCTGGAAGGGGCGGACATCGGTAAAATCGACGTCCACCCAATCCATGTTTACGTTGCGGTGCGCCAGTCCGTGGCGCGTCACGCGTGGAAGCAGCTGCAACAAGGGAAGATTAAGGGCAAGTCGGTGAAGGTTCGCCTGCTGAAGTAA
- the umuD gene encoding translesion error-prone DNA polymerase V autoproteolytic subunit — translation MNLLKPAAHCPDSSLPLFGDLVQCGFPSPAQDYVEQRIDLNKLLVRNPGATYFVKAAGDSMVEGGIGEGDLLIVDSSRTASQGDIVIAAIDGAFTVKRLQLRPTVMLLPMNSAWSPIPVTDDVPLDIFGVVTFIIKAAS, via the coding sequence ATGAACCTTCTCAAACCTGCGGCGCATTGCCCTGACTCTTCTTTACCTCTTTTTGGCGACCTGGTGCAGTGCGGGTTTCCGTCACCGGCTCAGGACTATGTTGAGCAGCGTATCGATCTCAATAAGCTGCTGGTGCGCAATCCCGGCGCGACCTACTTCGTGAAGGCGGCGGGGGACTCGATGGTGGAAGGGGGAATCGGCGAAGGAGATTTGCTTATCGTTGACAGCTCAAGAACGGCGTCGCAGGGCGATATTGTGATTGCGGCCATTGACGGTGCCTTCACCGTGAAGCGCCTGCAGCTTCGCCCGACGGTGATGCTGTTGCCGATGAACAGCGCCTGGTCCCCGATTCCCGTGACCGATGACGTCCCGCTCGATATCTTTGGCGTCGTCACTTTTATCATCAAAGCGGCGAGCTAG